A region of the Synechococcus sp. PCC 7502 genome:
TGGCTTCTAATGAGCTTTATAAAGATGGCTTATATTATTTTGATGGCAAAGGTCACACCGCATCCGAAGCGATCGCCTATTACGAAGGTTTAATTTCTCAGTATCCAATTATTTCCATTGAAGATGGGTTACAGGAAGAAGACTGGGCAAACTGGCAGCTTATGACCAAGCAATTAACTAATACTCAGCTTGTGGGCGATGATTTATTTGTCACGAATCAAACTCGCCTAGAAAGGGGAATTAAAGAAGGTTGTGCCAATGCTATTCTTATTAAGCTAAATCAAATTGGTAGCCTCACCGAAACCCTTGAAACCATTGCTACCGCAGATAAAAATGGTTATCGCTCTGTAATTAGTCATCGTTCGGGTGAAACAGAAGATACTACAATCGCTGATTTGGCTGTGGCAACAAGGGCGGGACAAATTAAAACTGGTTCTTTGTGTAGAAGCGAAAGAATTGCTAAATATAACCGTTTACTACGAATTGAGGCAGAACTTGGCGATCGGGCAGTTTATGCTGGGACAGTTGGCTTAGCGGTTTAATGTTTATTGATTCAGAAAGCTTAAATCTTCAATAAAGCCTTGAGGCGAACTGATGGCAGTACTTTGGGCTGTTTGGCGATCCCTTTGCGCTAGATTGGTATTGCCCAATCCCAGATAAGCAGCAGCACGAGCTTCGTAGGCATAACTGATATTTGGGTTAATAGCGATCGCCTCATTTAGTATAGTCAGAGCCTGTTGGTAATTCTGGGTGGCAATTAGTAGCTGCCCTAAAAGCACCCGACTGCCGGCAGATTGAGGATTAATTTGTAAAGCTTTCTCCACAAATGAAAATGCCTTTGGTAAATTACGCCTCAAGGCATACAGTAATCCAAGGTTGTAGTAAGCATAATAGGAGTTGGGATCGAGGTCGATTGCTTGCTCTAGATCGGTTTGGGCAGAATCCGAGTCTTGAAGATTGGCATTGACTAATCCCCGCACGTTGTAGGCGATCGATAGTTTTGGGTCTAGTTTAATCGCGCGATCGCAGAAACCTAATGCCTGTTGCCATTGATGCAATTCGTTTAACAGAAAACATTTCCCCGCATAACCAGTAGCATAATTGGGAGCGATCGCAATTACACTTTCCATATCAGCTAAGCCTTTACCAATTTGATTGAGCATATAGTTAGCCGCACCCCTAGCAGTATAAGCACGCAGGTATTTAGGATTAAGTTGAATTGCCCGATCCATCATGGCAATAGCTTCTGCCCATTTACCTCGACGAAAGCGATCGACACCCTGCAAGAAAAAGTCGTCGGACTTCGGAGCAGCAACCACAGGCGAAGAGCCAAGTGCCACTTCTGAAAACTTTAATCCTAATCCATTTGAGAGCTTTAGGACTGTGGATATAGTAATTCCAAGATTAAAGCCAGTTTTAATCCTAACATTCTCATTAATCTCGGAAGGTTTACTACTTTCTTGAAAATCTCCCCGTCCATGAATAGCAATTAACTCGCCATCGGCATTAAAAACAGGTCCACCGCTCATTCCTGGTAAAGTATTGTTGCTATAAACCAGAGAATATCCGTAGGACAGAGGACGGGCAGCATTAGCGGTAACTTTACCTTCCGTAAAATTGTAGATAGTTTTGGTAATGACTTGAGTTACCGATGGGAAGCCAGATACATAGACCGTTGCACCTTCCGAAGATTTATTAGCATCCCCCAACTTGGCAACTTGCAGACTCGTTTTACTCGTGAATTTAACTGTGGCTAAGTCAGCATCTGGAGTGATTGTCGTGCCAGTAATTGCATATTTCTGCCCATTTGGAGTGATAATTTCTAAGGATTTGGGTCGATCCTTCACCACATGGGCGGCGGTCAAAACCGTGTAAGTATCTCCATCCTTGGTAATCAAAACCCCAGAACCATTAGATTCATCCGTCGTAATCATGACCGTAACCGCTTTAGCAACTTTCCCCACCTCTGTCGCCGACATGCCCCAAGCCGATCGGAGAAAAGATGTGAAGGTAATTCCGTGGAGAAGTATGAGCGTACATAGGTAGGGTTTAATTCGCATGATCGCACTAATAAACTCAAGTTCATTTTAATGCTATGTTCTTTAATCACTATAGTATCTTGGGGATTAGCGGTGACCAACTAGTGTAAGCATCATACCAATAACCATTGCTGGTGTAGATTCTAGCAGGCTCTAAGTTGTTTTTAGCCGCACAGCCCCTATGGGTAATGAGTTAGACTAAAAGCCAAGCTAAATTTAAATTCCCCATGAGTACAGTTGATATTCTTGATTTACGCAATTTACCAAATTTACCAAATTTAAAAGAATCACTGCATAATCAAGTCAAAAAGCTAAACATCGATAAAATTCAAAAGCATTTATTTCTTTGCGCTGATCAAACTAAGCCATTATGCTGTTCTAAGCAGATTAGTTTGGATAGCTGGGATTACTTAAAGCGGCGGCTGAAAGAACTAAATTTAGAGACTTATATATTTCGGACTAAGGCAAATTGTTTAAGGGTATGTGGGCATGGTCCAATTTTAGTAGTTTATCCAGATCGTATTTGGTACCACTCCGTAACTATCCCTGTAGTTGAAAGAATTATCCAAGAACATATTATTGGTGGTCAAGTCGTTGAAGAGTTTAGTTTTTATGGCGTTATAGATAGTGAATCAAAATGATGTAGCACAGACGAAATAGATAGAGCATTAAGTCTGAACTTTTACAGCTAGGATAAACTGGCTCTAACCACATTGAAGTAAGGTTGCTAGAAGTTAATTTGTCGAATCTCATCTAAGGGCGATCGCTTTGCGTAAGGATGCTTATACGGAGGTTGTATCAAGCGATCGGAGAGTTGGTTCCTGTTGTAAAAGTTGAAAGATAGATTCTACTTGAGTCTGTAAGTCTTGGCACTGGGCGGGAAGGGAGATTAAAGACATGGAAGACCTTTGAAATAGTTGTTAAACAAAAGTATATCCCAGAGGATTGCCAGCTTCAATGCAGAAACTAAAGGTTAACCATAACTAAACTGATTAAAAAAACTTTAGCTAAGTCCAAATAATTAAAATGCAATAATACTATTATCGTGAATAAGTCACGCAATTTAACCTTAAAGTAACATATTATGCTTTTAGATTTCACAGTAGAGAACTTTCGCTCAATTAAAGGGGCTGAAACTCTGAGTGCTGTGGCACAGAAGAAAAGAGCAGGTGGCGGAACTAGTGATAATCGGAGACGAGTTAAATCTGATGATGAAATTGCCCCTCCCTATCATATTGAAGGTTGGGATATAGATGTTTTACCAGTTTTAGCCATTTTTGGGGCTAATGCTTCAGGTAAAAGTAATATCTTAAAGGCTCTTGATTATCTGCTCAAATTTATGTTTGCTGGCAACTTCGATCATGGATCACAGCTAATCCCTTTTAAGCTAGATAAGCAAAGCATAGGAAGTCCAACTCAGTTTATCCTCCGTACCGCATTTAATGAAACTATATATACTTACTCACTGGTTCTAAATAGTAGACAGATATTTTCAGAAAGGCTTGAATATGCCTTAGCATCTACAAAACGAGATCGCCTTTTATACAGTCGAACTTGGAATGATGAAGAAAAAATATTTGATTGGAAAAACGGCTCGGATTTCTCTGGAGCGCACAATCAGCTTGAAAAAAGTTTGCAAATACGTGAATCTTTTATAAGTCTTCTCTTTAAACTTGAGGTTAAGCCAGTTCAGCCACTTCTTGATTGGATTATTAACCAACTTGGCATAGGCATCAGTCTGGAACATGATAAATTTGCTGTTAAGGTTATTAAAGAATTATCAACTTTGAAGCCTCTAACATTTTCTCAATTATTAGAAAGCTCCAAAAATCTATTGCGTAGATTTGATACAGGTTTATACGATCTAGAGATCAGGAAGAATGGCGAAGACTCTCAAATATATGCTTTACATGAAACATTAGATGGAGAAACTATGTCTTGGGAGTTTGAAGAAGAGTCCACAGGAACTCAATATTTATTTGGCTTGATATTCAATATCCAAACTTATATTGGGCGAAGTTCACTATTCGTATCTGACGAACTAGGATCGAATATACATCCAAATATCATTTGTGAGATAGTGCGCCTATTCCAAAATCCTAAAACCAATCCGAAACGTACCCAACTAATCTTTACTAGCCATGACAATACATTACAAAGAAATAATCTGCTAAGAAGAGATCAGATATGGTTTACAAAGAAGCGTTCCGATCAGAGTACAGAGCTATATTCCCTTAGTGATTTCAAAGTGCGTAATGATCTAGCTATAGATAAGGCATACTTAGATGGGCGATTTGGAGCAGTACCATTTATTCCTGATGATGAAGACTTGGTTTCTACGATGCATAAGGATAATGGCTAAATCTTTCAAAAGAAATGATCCGACTATACCAGTTGGGAAAAAGATTTTGATTGCCTGTGAAGGAAAATATACAGAACCAAGATACTTCTATGCTATTAGAGAAGACCTTCGTTTAAATAAAGAGCTAATTAAAGTAGTTCCCCATGATGGCACCGATCCGCTAAGTATTGTCAATGCGTTAGTGGAAGCAAGACAAGATGCAAAAAGTGAAAGAAGATGGAGTAGTGGAGATTCAGCTTGGGCAGTTATGGATGGAGATGAGCATATTACAAATAATCCCGCTAACTGGTATCAAGCTATTCAAAGAGCAAAAAGTCAAAAAATCAATCTTGCTATCACAAATCCTAGTATTGAGTTTTGGTATCTTATCCATTTTCAAGATCACTTTGCAAATATTCAGAGGGATAAAGCTACGGAACTTCTAAAGCAACATATTCCCGCCTACGATAAATCGGTATGCTATTACTTTAATCTTCTCAAACCAAATACTCCAAATGCGATCGCACGAGCTAATAAGCTTACAAATTTATCTAAAGGCAACAATCTATCTGAATATTCAAACCCATGCTGTAGTGGAATATCACGGTTAGTTCAGAGTTTATTTAGCTTAGGGAATTAATTTTTTAACGATAAATAATCCAGAAGAATATTTTGATGATATTTCCCCATAGGACAGACCTTTCCCGCTTTTTCAGAATAGCGATCGCCTCTCTGAATATCCTCAATCGTAAATAATCCTAAATCCCACCCTTCCAGTAAATTTAATGTTTGTACTTCCACAACTAAAGGAACAGCAAAAACATGACGGACTATACCTTCACTGTTGAAATTCCCAAAGAATGTCGCTTCAGGAACAACATAATCAATTTCTTCTAGAAGTTCTCTTCTCAAAGCTATTTCTGGGGTTTCCCCATCATCTAAATGTCCACCAAAAAATGCCCAATGCCCAGGATAAAGAATATTCGGAATATCATCCCGTAGTTGTAATAAAAACTTATCCCCTTGATATAGAATTGCGATCGCCACTTCAGTCATGATGATTCAACCCAATATATCACCGTTTTTTAGCCATTGATTCCCATTCAGAAATTCCTTAGCTGACTGCGATCGCTTGCCTGCGGGTTGAACTTCCTTAATTAGTAATAATCCATCGCCAGTGCATACGGTAAAACCGATATTTTTTTCAATGTAGTAGATTGTTCCCGGAGGATTGGGAATGTTATACATGCTGCTTACTTGCGTAGTCATAATTTTAAGCCGTTGATTCCGCAGGGTGGTATAACAATTGGGATAAAACCCCCGAATTTGGTTATGGATAGCGATCGCTGATTTTGACCAGTCTATTTGCCATAGTTCCTTAGAGATAGTGGGAGCATAGGTAAATTGGCTATGATCTTGAGGAGTGGGAGTAATTTGTTCTAAATTTTGTAAAGTCTCAATTAGTAAATCGGCTCCTAAAACTGCTAACTTTTGGCTTACACTTTCTGCTTGATCTTCAAGGGCAACTTCTAGACTAGCTTTAAGCAGCATATCACCAGTATCTATCCCCGCATCCATTTGCATTGTCGTAATACCAACGGTGGTTTCTCCATTAGCGATCGCCCATTGAATTGGAGCAGCACCTCGATATTTAGGTAAAAGTGAACCATGCACATTAATACAACCTTGCTTGGGCATATCCAAAATTGCCTGAGAGAGAATTTGTCCATAGGCAACTACCACAAACACATCAGCCTGAGAATTAGCTAAAGTCGCTAGGGTTTCAGTATCTTTTTTAATCCGTTCTGGTGTCCAAATTGGGATATTAGGATTATGGGCGAGGGCGATCGCTTTTACGGGCGATGGAGTCGTCTGATTCCCTCTTCCTCTTTTCGCATCAGGTTGAGTAACCACACCGATTACTTCAAAATCTGGAGAGTTTAAAAGTCTCTGTAAAGTGGGGACAGCAAAATCTGGTGTGCCAAAAAAAACTACGCGCATATTCTCTCTAGTGGAATTTGTATAACTATCATTTTTGGGTTACTCATTCACTGGCTAAAATCAATCCCATTGCTTGATCTAAAATTACAGTCCGATCAATCATATTAGCGATCGCTTCCGTTTCATACCTACCCTCAAAAGCTTCTAATGCTGCTTGCCGCACAGCTAAATCATAGGCATCTACTAGGGTTTCCATTAATTCATCTACCGTAAGATAAGTTCCACCTGCTTTGCGACGTTTATTGGAGCGTTGAATCTGCTTGACGGCATTGAAAATAGATATTTCCCACGATCTAGTGGAGCGTTTTTCGGCGGATTGCTTAATCAAATGAATTAGTAAAACAACACTGAAACTATAAATTCGATTCAGTTTATCCTCTTTGCTCATTTCTGTCATCTCCTCCACCAATAGCAAAGCCTCTGGGATATGCCCACTTACTAATAAATCTTTGAGTTCTGATAACTCTTCCATTGTGTATCTCTCCTGAGCTAGGCTGCCCAAATCTATTTCTAGCAGTGAAATGTATAGATAAATAAAAAGAGCCAGTAAAAAGCCTGACTCTCTCAATATACTTCCTAAATATAACTAAATCACTAAATTAATAAGCTAGATCAACCGCATAGGATTAACCTAGAACCTTACGCGCTGTAGCAATAATATTATCAACGGTAAAGCCAAACTTTTCATAAACAACTGGACCTGGGGCTGAAGCACCAAAGGTATCCATCCCAATCACTGCGCCTTCGGAGCCAACATATTTATGCCAGCCAAAGGTACTACCAGCTTCCACACTGACCCGTTTTTTCACAGAAGCTGGAAGGACGGATTCTTTATATTCATCGGATTGCTCGTTGTAGAGTTCTTGAGAAGGCATAGACACAACCCGCACAGCTTTACCTTCGCTAGTCAAAATTGCCGCTGCTTTAACAGCCAACTCAACTTCTGAACCAGTAGCAATAAAGATTAATTCAGGATTAGGGGCGTCAACAACAATATAGCCACCTTTTTTGGTTCCTTCAATGGAAGTGCCAGGTAGATTTTTTACGTTTTGACGAGTGAATGCTAACGCACTAGGACGCTTACGGTTAGCGATCGCTACCTGATAGACTCCAACGGTTTCCTTAGCATCAGCGGGACGTAAAACCAATAAATTAGGAATCACACGCAAAGAAGCGAGGGTTTCCACTGGTTGGTGGGTCGGACCGTCTTCACCTAGCATTACAGAGTCGTGGGTCAAAATATATAACACACCTACTTCTGATAGGGCAGACAGACGAATAGCACCACGCATATAGTCTGCGAATACGAGGAAGGTAGCACCGTAGGGAATTGTCCCGCCATGCAGGATCATGCCATTCAGGATGGCACCCATACCATGTTCACGCACACCAAAGCGGAAATTACGACCTTCATAGGAACCGGGTTGGAAGTCGGGCAAGCCTTTCACATAGGTCATATTGGAGTGAGCTAAGTCTGCTGAACCACCCAGAAACTCTGGAAGGATAGGAGATAGCGCATTTAAACAAGCTTCAGACAGTAAACGGGTAGAGGTTTCTTTTTGAGCTACGGGTTCTAGTGCTTTTTCCCAGCCTTCGGGCAACTCACCAGCCATGATCCGCTTGTATTCGGTAGCTTCGGCAGGATAGGCTTTTTCGTAGGCAGCAAAACGCTCATTCCATTCTGCTTCAGCCTCTGCTCCTTTGGCGATCGCTTTATGAAAACGAGTATAGGCATCTTCAGGCACTACAAACGGTTCGTACTCCCAACCTAAATTGGCACGGGTAGCAGCTACTTCATCAGTTCCAAGCATGGCACCGTGGACACCAGCAGTTCCAGCTTTTTTAGGAGAGCCATAACCAATGGTGGTTGTGACCACAATTAAACTAGGTTTATCCTTAACCGATTTAGATTCTTCAAGTGCCTTAGCGATCGCATCCAAATCATTATTACCATCAGTCACATAGGTAACGTGCCAGCCGTATGCCTCATAACGTTTGCCCACATCTTCGGTAAAGGCTAGGTCAGTGCTACCATCAATGGAAATACTGTTACTGTCATAGAGCATGATCAGTTTACCTAGTTTGAGGTGTCCACCCAAGGAAGCTGCTTCAGAGGCAATACCTTCCATGTTGCAGCCATCACCAAGAATGACATAGGTATAGTGATCAACAATATTGTGACCAGGCTTGTTAAAACGTGCTGCCAAATGAGCTTCAGCGATCGCTAAACCAACAGCATTACCAACACCTTGACCAAGAGGACCTGTAGTAACTTCTACCCCAGCAGTTTCAAAATTTTCGGGGTGACCGGGGGTAGGACTGCCCCACTGACGAAATTGCTTAATATCATCTATGGATACACTGTCATAGCCTGTGAGGTGGAGGAGGGCATATTGCAGCATACAGCCATGTCCAGCAGATAAGACGAAGCGATCGCGATCGACCCATTTAGGATTTTTGGGATTAAATTTTAAAAATTGATCAAACAGAACAAAAGCCATTGGAGCCGCACCCATTGGTAATCCAGGATGTCCAGACTTAGCCTTTTCTACAGCGTCTATAGCCAGAAATCGAATTGAGTTAATGCAAAGTTGTTCTAAAGATTGGGTCACAACAGCCATGATTATTTACCGTTTGTTTAACTTATTAATGCTTTTATCTATATTCTCATCTTGCCGTCACTCCAACAAAACCATTTTTCAATTTTTCTGCTGTGATTGCCATATTACGAATTGGCTACTAAATCTCTAGTTTTATCTAGTCCAATTATCGAAGTATTGGGCGTATCTATAGTGCGATAGGTTAGTGGTTTAATCAAAAAGTCTGGATGAAGATTCCAACTAAATAGTCCTGATAGCCCCATAATTAGACCTAGAACAGTGGGAACCATTGCCACACCGTATAACCAGCGTTTTTGGGTAAGAGAAGTTACAGCTAGAATTGAGATGGCGATCGCTAAGCTAGCATCAGAAAGATCAAATTGATCATCATGAAAGTTAAGTTGATCATAATCTGCTTGAGCTTTTTTAGCAGCCTCTAATTGCTCTTGTTTCTTTTTACTTTGATCGTTGGCTAGTTTTTCATAAGTAGCGATTGCCTTCTGATATTCTGACTGCAGTTTAACTGGCTGATTAATGGCTTGCAGTTTTAACTGAGTAATAGTGCTTTTATCTATTTCTTCACGAATATTACGAGCCTGATAGAAGTTATATTGATCTACTTTATCAGCTTGAGCCTGTTGCATAGCTTGAACAATATTATCATCCTTGACTTTACAGATACCTATAAATGTGGCTAACAGGGCTATAGTAATGGCAATGTAGGTATTTAGACGATCTTTGCGATCCTCCTTTTTTTGTTCTTCTTCAGCTTTAGATTGGATTATTTCTGTAACTTCGTCCATAGCTATCTTATCCTACCGTAATTGACATACTTCCAATAATATAGAACCTATCTATCACTGAATTCAAATTTATCATAGTGCTATGCCTAAAAAGGATGATAGTTCAAGTATTAGTAAAAAATAGGTTCTATAATTTATAGGGTTTTATAGGGTTTCTATGCTTTTGCGAGGTGAAGGAGTAATTTATTAGAGCGATCTAAAAATGCCTTCATGCCATTAGCATCAAACCCTTTTTGGGCAATTAATGCCAAGTCATACACATGGTTACAAATTAGATTTGCCAATTCCTTGGATTCTGAGGGTTTCCCAGCCGCCGAGAGAATAACGCTGTGATCTAAGCTCAACAAGTTCTCCATTAAAGGATGAGATGTATTAACTAACAGAATATGATCCTCAGGGAAAGGGGCATTAGTCTGCTGCATCAACGCTGCCATTTCTTGCATCCGCCGTGCTGACTCTGGCAATAGAATCATAGCTGGTGGTGCCGAAGCAAGGTCTTCATACTTTAATGCCTCTGTGCGAATCACTAATTTAGGATTATGTAAAGCGGCTCTAAAGATTTCCTGTAATTGATCACTCTTAGTTTTATTAGTTTTAGGATCAACTAATTCAGTTTTAGCATCTTGGTTAATTAGGCGATCGCTCAGTTCCGAATCCACCCGTGAGAATTTAACATCACTAAACTCTCGTTCTAAAAAGTGAATAAAGTGACTATCAATAAATGAATCTAGGGTAATTACTTCCAAGCCCTGTGCTTTGTGCAAGTCTATATAGGTTGCCTGTGCTACTGGATCGGAAGTGTAAAATACTTGATTTTGATGTTGTTCTTTATTGCGTTCTAGGTAGTTCTGGAGCGTAGTATAGTTGCCATATTCGCTCTTTGCTTCTGAATCAATAAAGGTCGTAGGATAAACTAGAATTTCCTTCACTTGGCTATAGAACTTATCACTATTCATTGCCCCGAACTTCATAAATAGGCTAATATCCTGCCAGCATTTAAGGAACTCTTCCCTTTGGTCAGCATATAAATTACTGAGGTGATCACCAACTTTTTTGGCAATATAATCTTGAATTTTTCTGACTTTGCGATCGCCCTGCAAGAAGCTCCGAGACACATTTAAGGGAATATCAGAACTATCAATTACGCCTCTAAGGGGTAGCAAGAACTTAGGAATAACTTCTTCACAATTGTCACTAATAAAGACCTGATTACAAAAAAGCTTGATCTGTCCTTTGTTGGGATCAATATCAGCCTTGAGTTTAGGGAAATAGAGAATACCTTTGATGATAAAAGGATAGTCAGTATTTAGATGAATCCAAAACAGAGGGTCTTCTTGGAAAGGATAAAGATAACGATAGAATTCCAGATAATCTTCTTTAGTTAAAGAACTAGGAGACTGATTCCACAAGGCTGTCTGCTTATTAACAACTTCATCATTGAGCTTAATCGGAACAGGAATAAAATCACAATAGTTGCGAATAATCCGCCTCAGTTCAAATACTTCTAAAAACTCCTCCGCATCTTCCTGCAATTTCAGAGTTATAGTCGTGCCTACGGTAGTGCGATCGCTCCGACTCAAAGTAAAGGCTGTAGAACCATCACAGAACCAATGCACCGCTTCAGCCCCATCTTTGTAGGACAAAGTATCAATTTCCACTTGGGCTGCTACCATGAAAGCAGAATAGAAACCTAAACCGAAGTGTCCAATAATCTGCTGCTGGCTATCGTTAGAGGTATTCGTATATTTTTGAATGAATTCTTCAGCACTGGAAAAAGCCACCTGGTTAATATACTTTTTCACCTCATCGGCGGTCATACCAATACCATTATCAGTTACGGTGATAATTTTCTTTTCCTTATCAACGGTAATGCTAATTTCTGGGGCTGGAACTTCTGCAGTTGTCTCCCCAGCATAGGCGACCATCTTCAGTTTGCTAGTAGCATCAACCCCATTGGAAATTAATTCCCTTAAAAAAATATCTCTCTCTGAGTAAAGAGCCTTCTTGATAATGGGAAAGATATTTTCGGTATGAATGCTAATCGTTCCCTGTTCAAGCATAGTCTGTGTCTCCTGATCTTTCGTTAAAGAGTTTAGTAATGTGCCGATTATACGATCGCACTACCATGCACTTAAGGTGGGTTATCCGTAATTTATCCAGACTTTAGACTTACTTTGGCAAATTCAATTGGGTAAAGAAATTAAAACTAAACCTACACAAATCAAAACTGTACTAACCCATCTCACCTTTGTCACCTTTTCCTTTAGTACAAACTTTGTCCCCAGCATATTTACGGGTTCAGTCAGAGCCGTAGCAGGTAAAGCAAAACTTAAATCTGCCCAACTTAACAGAGCAATAAACATAAAAAAAGTAATTGCCATGCACACTATGCCCAGTCTTAACAGAGGATTGCTTAATACTTTTATGACAGTTTTCCAGACTTCTTGGGGATTTAAGCTAGAAACTGCACCCACCTGTTTCATCCCTTGGGTCAAGTATAAATTGCCAGCAGAATCCGCCAGAACCAAAACTATTAATGCCAGCCATGTTTTAATCAAACTAATCCTGATTCCTTAAATTTACTTGTTAATGCGTTTTTTGAAAGAGATCGGAGAAAAAGGGGCGTAGGGCGAAGCCCCACCTTGGTTTTAGCATTTTATCTGTGCCACATTTAACTGAAAATTGCAATACTTAAATACAAATATTTCTGCTGATAAATCATAATATTATCCTCCGAGAAATACTTAATTAATTTAAGCAGTCCAGCGATTTGAACAATTTGATCGATTTAATAAAATACGTCTACAAAATACGCCAATGATAAAAGATGCTTTAAGCCCAAATTTAAGCTTAATTTAAACCTCTAGCTCCATGTTGGTATTAATGTTAAGTAGAAGCTAAGGCAAGATTGCGGTAATATTGCCAGAGATCATGAATTTTAGCTAGGTCTTACACGAATTTTATGAAAGAAATCCTCATCAGCTTTAGCATTACTGCTGTGGCTGTTTTGGTTTTGGTAATAGCACAATTTACTACCAACTCCATGCCCGCAGCGATCGCCGCAACTACCCCAAATGATACACAATCCGTACAAATCGCTATGACTCCTCCTAATTCTGAGACTGTTACAACTCCCTCTGGACTGAAATATCAAGAAATTACCATTGGCACTGGGGCTATCCCTAAGCAGGGTAATAAGGTCACAGTTCATTACATTGGCACATTGGAGAATGGCACTAAATTTGATAGCTCCCGCGATCGCAATCGCCCCTTTGACTTTAATCTTGGCGTGGGACAGGTAATCAAAGGCTGGGATGAAGGACTATCAACTATGCGAGTTGGCGGTCGGAGAATTTTAATTATTCCTCCAGAGCTTGGTTATGGTGCTAGGGGTGCGGGCGGCGTAATTCCACCTAATGCCACTTTAATTTTTGATGTGGAACTTTTGAAGGTTTCTTAGCATTGAACAAGCTACCTCTTTAATATCACCTTTATCCCCTTATGTTATGCCTCGAGCTAATGTAGGGGGTTTTTATTATCCACATTTTTTTGATATTTTCTTGTGATTTAGATTTTTAAAGTAAAGCATCATCAAATTTACCTTCTTCTTTGATCATTAAATAATCAAAACCTTCCCTTAAGCTGGGCGATCGGTGCATCAGAGTTTTATACATTTCCATAATTATATTCTCGGGAACGGGATTAGTTCTATGTTCATTACGCTCTAGGCAAATCCACAACGGTACATTCAACCAAATGCCTGTGATTGATGTAAACCCAATATTTTTACTGAGGGTAATAATTTCTTGACGATAGTGAGAGCGATAGTTGGTAGCGTCATAAATTACAGATTTCTGCTCCTGATAGGATTCCTGAAATTGCAGCTTGATCTGAGCATAGATTTCTGTCCAATTTCCTTGAATATTACTAGAGCCATAGAGTTCACATCGAATTAGATCGGGAGAAACCACGGTGATCGGAGTAGCAGAGCTTTGGACTAGGTTACTGACAAAACTAGATTTACCACTGCCGGGAATACCAATCAGGATAATTACTCTAGGCATAAATACATAAATGAGAATCTAGATATATTTTACAGGTGATAAATCTTAGTAATTTCCGATGCTGGTAAGGGCTTAGAGAATAGATAACCCTGTCCAAACTGACAACCAAG
Encoded here:
- a CDS encoding EamA family transporter, which produces MIKTWLALIVLVLADSAGNLYLTQGMKQVGAVSSLNPQEVWKTVIKVLSNPLLRLGIVCMAITFFMFIALLSWADLSFALPATALTEPVNMLGTKFVLKEKVTKVRWVSTVLICVGLVLISLPN
- the htpG gene encoding molecular chaperone HtpG encodes the protein MLEQGTISIHTENIFPIIKKALYSERDIFLRELISNGVDATSKLKMVAYAGETTAEVPAPEISITVDKEKKIITVTDNGIGMTADEVKKYINQVAFSSAEEFIQKYTNTSNDSQQQIIGHFGLGFYSAFMVAAQVEIDTLSYKDGAEAVHWFCDGSTAFTLSRSDRTTVGTTITLKLQEDAEEFLEVFELRRIIRNYCDFIPVPIKLNDEVVNKQTALWNQSPSSLTKEDYLEFYRYLYPFQEDPLFWIHLNTDYPFIIKGILYFPKLKADIDPNKGQIKLFCNQVFISDNCEEVIPKFLLPLRGVIDSSDIPLNVSRSFLQGDRKVRKIQDYIAKKVGDHLSNLYADQREEFLKCWQDISLFMKFGAMNSDKFYSQVKEILVYPTTFIDSEAKSEYGNYTTLQNYLERNKEQHQNQVFYTSDPVAQATYIDLHKAQGLEVITLDSFIDSHFIHFLEREFSDVKFSRVDSELSDRLINQDAKTELVDPKTNKTKSDQLQEIFRAALHNPKLVIRTEALKYEDLASAPPAMILLPESARRMQEMAALMQQTNAPFPEDHILLVNTSHPLMENLLSLDHSVILSAAGKPSESKELANLICNHVYDLALIAQKGFDANGMKAFLDRSNKLLLHLAKA
- a CDS encoding FKBP-type peptidyl-prolyl cis-trans isomerase; this encodes MKEILISFSITAVAVLVLVIAQFTTNSMPAAIAATTPNDTQSVQIAMTPPNSETVTTPSGLKYQEITIGTGAIPKQGNKVTVHYIGTLENGTKFDSSRDRNRPFDFNLGVGQVIKGWDEGLSTMRVGGRRILIIPPELGYGARGAGGVIPPNATLIFDVELLKVS
- the tkt gene encoding transketolase, whose translation is MAVVTQSLEQLCINSIRFLAIDAVEKAKSGHPGLPMGAAPMAFVLFDQFLKFNPKNPKWVDRDRFVLSAGHGCMLQYALLHLTGYDSVSIDDIKQFRQWGSPTPGHPENFETAGVEVTTGPLGQGVGNAVGLAIAEAHLAARFNKPGHNIVDHYTYVILGDGCNMEGIASEAASLGGHLKLGKLIMLYDSNSISIDGSTDLAFTEDVGKRYEAYGWHVTYVTDGNNDLDAIAKALEESKSVKDKPSLIVVTTTIGYGSPKKAGTAGVHGAMLGTDEVAATRANLGWEYEPFVVPEDAYTRFHKAIAKGAEAEAEWNERFAAYEKAYPAEATEYKRIMAGELPEGWEKALEPVAQKETSTRLLSEACLNALSPILPEFLGGSADLAHSNMTYVKGLPDFQPGSYEGRNFRFGVREHGMGAILNGMILHGGTIPYGATFLVFADYMRGAIRLSALSEVGVLYILTHDSVMLGEDGPTHQPVETLASLRVIPNLLVLRPADAKETVGVYQVAIANRKRPSALAFTRQNVKNLPGTSIEGTKKGGYIVVDAPNPELIFIATGSEVELAVKAAAILTSEGKAVRVVSMPSQELYNEQSDEYKESVLPASVKKRVSVEAGSTFGWHKYVGSEGAVIGMDTFGASAPGPVVYEKFGFTVDNIIATARKVLG
- a CDS encoding DUF4337 domain-containing protein — encoded protein: MDEVTEIIQSKAEEEQKKEDRKDRLNTYIAITIALLATFIGICKVKDDNIVQAMQQAQADKVDQYNFYQARNIREEIDKSTITQLKLQAINQPVKLQSEYQKAIATYEKLANDQSKKKQEQLEAAKKAQADYDQLNFHDDQFDLSDASLAIAISILAVTSLTQKRWLYGVAMVPTVLGLIMGLSGLFSWNLHPDFLIKPLTYRTIDTPNTSIIGLDKTRDLVANS